Proteins encoded within one genomic window of Balneolaceae bacterium:
- a CDS encoding VOC family protein: MHIEHLAIWTKDIDRMKKFYEKYFQATSNDLYINPTKKFKSYFLTFDSGARLELMQRPDIESNQSSDGREVYGYAHLAISVGSEETVNRLTNILKEDGFTVLDGPRRTGDGYYESVVTDPDGNRIEITV, encoded by the coding sequence ATGCATATTGAACACCTTGCCATCTGGACCAAAGACATTGATAGGATGAAAAAGTTCTATGAAAAATATTTTCAAGCCACTTCGAACGATCTCTACATCAACCCAACTAAGAAATTCAAGTCCTACTTTTTAACATTTGATTCAGGAGCCCGACTTGAACTGATGCAACGGCCTGATATTGAATCCAACCAAAGTTCGGATGGCCGGGAAGTTTATGGATATGCACATCTCGCCATTTCTGTCGGTTCAGAAGAAACGGTTAATCGTCTTACAAATATATTAAAAGAAGATGGATTCACTGTGCTTGACGGACCTCGACGAACCGGTGACGGATATTATGAAAGCGTAGTGACAGATCCTGACGGAAATCGAATAGAGATTACTGTTTGA
- a CDS encoding type II toxin-antitoxin system VapC family toxin, with the protein MSYLIDTCCISELVKKKPNPNVLKWFADQDELSMYLSVITFGELRKGIEKLPDSKKKKELNQWVNEDLNRRFKNRVININMEEVNRWGKILATAEKNGKPLPAIDSLIAATAQVHELSVVTRNTQDMEGSGVDVINPWTYEPNT; encoded by the coding sequence ATGAGCTATTTGATTGATACATGCTGTATTTCAGAATTGGTTAAAAAGAAACCAAATCCAAATGTTCTGAAATGGTTCGCCGATCAGGATGAGCTTTCGATGTATTTAAGCGTCATTACTTTTGGTGAATTACGAAAAGGAATTGAAAAATTGCCTGACTCAAAAAAGAAGAAAGAGTTAAATCAATGGGTCAATGAGGATTTAAACCGTCGATTCAAAAATCGTGTAATCAACATCAACATGGAAGAAGTGAATAGATGGGGCAAGATTTTGGCTACAGCAGAAAAAAATGGAAAACCACTTCCGGCAATTGATTCACTTATTGCTGCAACAGCCCAGGTTCATGAACTTTCAGTTGTTACAAGAAATACGCAGGACATGGAAGGCTCAGGAGTTGACGTGATTAATCCATGGACCTATGAACCAAACACATAA
- a CDS encoding isoprenylcysteine carboxylmethyltransferase family protein, which produces MKFLECKVPPALLFAISTGLMWVTFKYLKSFSFSHPILPWIAKALFSIGILIGIAGVWEFWKKKTTVDPHRPEKASSFVNSGIYQFTRNPMYLGLLIGLIGILFFFANPINILLVIGFILYMNRFQIIPEERAMTKKFGEDFLDYKESVRRWI; this is translated from the coding sequence ATGAAGTTTTTGGAATGCAAGGTTCCGCCGGCACTTCTCTTTGCGATTTCTACAGGCTTGATGTGGGTCACCTTTAAATATCTAAAAAGCTTTTCGTTTTCACATCCCATCCTTCCCTGGATTGCCAAAGCTCTTTTCTCAATTGGAATCCTAATTGGTATTGCGGGAGTCTGGGAATTTTGGAAAAAGAAAACTACCGTTGATCCGCACCGGCCCGAGAAAGCATCATCATTTGTGAATTCCGGGATCTATCAATTCACCCGTAATCCTATGTATCTGGGCCTGTTAATCGGATTGATTGGAATTCTATTCTTCTTCGCAAATCCGATCAATATTTTATTGGTGATAGGCTTCATCCTGTACATGAATCGATTTCAAATCATACCTGAAGAGAGAGCAATGACCAAAAAATTTGGAGAGGATTTTTTAGATTACAAAGAATCGGTTCGGCGGTGGATATAA
- a CDS encoding ABC transporter substrate-binding protein produces MIVCKNIFYTLRSGCWIAGLCLLLVACNNSNSGQNKGLEKVTIGITSTYQGEAAAYVAKDLGYFKQNGLDVTLKANASGKNSLQDLIDGTVQIAHVAETPFIYSIMDTNYIDGSSLPSFQIFADKIYSHKIQKIIARKDRGINEAEDIVGKKVAIYKGTQLDYFFDSFLLEHQILNDEVETVNMTPENQLEAIKNGNIDISVTWEPYSSYIQKELGDNAKYLDTDLTYSTLWLSVALDSYAESHPEILTAYLKSIKTAQDYILENPEYTQELLAQKIDVPLGVVKSLWTEIDFKLSLSERMLTLLEEQARWMIRNDLADTTIQSMERFINFGPMEEVHPSGITIVR; encoded by the coding sequence ATGATTGTATGCAAAAATATTTTTTACACATTGCGGTCCGGCTGCTGGATTGCCGGCCTCTGCTTACTTTTGGTGGCATGTAACAACTCTAATTCGGGGCAAAACAAAGGGCTTGAAAAGGTAACCATTGGCATTACTTCTACCTACCAGGGAGAAGCTGCTGCCTATGTTGCAAAAGATCTGGGTTACTTTAAACAAAATGGCCTGGATGTAACACTGAAGGCAAATGCATCGGGGAAAAACTCACTACAGGATCTTATAGACGGAACCGTTCAGATTGCTCATGTGGCCGAAACACCGTTCATTTATTCCATAATGGACACCAATTACATTGATGGATCCTCCCTGCCCTCCTTCCAAATTTTTGCTGACAAGATTTACTCTCATAAAATTCAAAAAATTATTGCCCGGAAGGATCGGGGAATTAACGAAGCAGAGGATATAGTTGGCAAAAAAGTGGCTATATATAAGGGTACTCAACTCGATTATTTTTTTGATTCATTTTTGCTGGAGCATCAAATTTTAAATGATGAAGTTGAGACGGTGAATATGACTCCCGAAAATCAATTAGAAGCGATAAAAAACGGAAATATTGATATATCAGTTACATGGGAGCCCTATTCATCATATATCCAAAAAGAACTGGGGGACAATGCCAAATATCTCGATACCGATCTTACCTACTCTACACTCTGGCTATCCGTTGCACTCGATTCTTATGCAGAATCTCATCCTGAAATACTTACCGCTTATCTCAAATCCATCAAAACTGCTCAGGATTATATCCTGGAAAATCCGGAATACACGCAGGAACTTTTAGCTCAAAAAATCGATGTGCCACTGGGTGTTGTAAAATCTTTGTGGACTGAGATAGATTTTAAGCTCTCGCTGAGCGAACGAATGTTAACTCTTCTCGAGGAGCAGGCCCGCTGGATGATCCGTAATGACCTGGCGGATACAACCATCCAAAGCATGGAACGGTTTATAAACTTTGGTCCGATGGAAGAAGTTCATCCAAGTGGAATCACTATTGTAAGATGA
- a CDS encoding serine hydrolase domain-containing protein, whose protein sequence is MIRFFSAIFLLVVTIGFYMAFTDIKPEPNAVESEPEEEWMMDESLAIYLDEFEQGFKEGLNDEEIPGASVAIVKDGRVLIQKGFGVKEKGTSENVDEHTVFRLGSLSKGFASVLTGVLVEEEVINWDDPVSRYLEEFRLNDPGQTDRVQIKHLLSHTSGLPRHAYTNLIEDGLSLESILPRLEVVPLINKEGRQHSYQNAAYSAIERVLEVQTGTDFNTLLHEKLFEPLAMDHSSASYEGIKSSGNKALPHLYYSRSRGRVLTSISEKYYNAVSSGGMNASASDMGKWLLLLTGHYPEVISKETLKEIYEPLATIRNRRYSRHWDGVNRSQYAMGWRVLDNHGQKIVYHGGYVNGYRSEIAFAPDEGVGICILTNTNSSYPLEVIPDFFNHFKSNSSVVISK, encoded by the coding sequence GTGATTCGATTTTTTTCTGCAATTTTTTTACTGGTCGTAACAATCGGGTTTTACATGGCCTTTACCGACATCAAACCGGAACCGAACGCTGTTGAGTCTGAGCCCGAAGAAGAATGGATGATGGATGAATCCTTAGCCATCTACCTGGATGAATTTGAACAAGGTTTTAAGGAAGGACTGAACGACGAAGAAATACCAGGTGCTTCTGTTGCCATTGTAAAAGATGGCCGGGTTCTGATTCAAAAGGGATTTGGCGTAAAAGAGAAAGGGACATCCGAAAACGTAGATGAACATACCGTATTCAGATTAGGGAGTCTGTCAAAAGGCTTTGCTTCGGTTCTAACTGGTGTATTGGTGGAAGAGGAAGTTATAAACTGGGATGATCCTGTATCCCGTTATTTGGAGGAATTCAGGTTGAATGATCCGGGACAAACTGACCGGGTTCAGATCAAACATCTGTTATCTCATACCTCTGGATTGCCGCGCCATGCCTATACAAATTTGATAGAAGACGGTCTTTCGTTGGAAAGCATCCTCCCCCGATTGGAAGTAGTTCCTTTAATCAATAAAGAAGGAAGGCAACATTCCTATCAAAATGCGGCCTATTCAGCGATAGAAAGAGTTCTTGAAGTGCAAACCGGTACCGACTTTAACACTCTTCTTCATGAGAAGCTTTTCGAGCCATTAGCGATGGATCATTCCTCGGCAAGCTATGAGGGTATTAAGAGTTCCGGGAATAAAGCGTTGCCTCATCTGTACTATTCCCGTTCGAGGGGACGTGTGCTCACTTCAATTTCTGAGAAATACTACAATGCGGTTTCTTCCGGCGGGATGAATGCTTCAGCCTCCGATATGGGAAAGTGGTTGCTTTTGTTAACAGGCCATTATCCTGAAGTGATCTCTAAAGAAACGCTAAAGGAGATATATGAACCGTTAGCTACCATCCGTAACCGCCGATATAGCCGGCATTGGGATGGAGTGAACAGGTCGCAATATGCAATGGGGTGGAGAGTGCTTGATAATCATGGACAAAAGATTGTTTACCACGGAGGATATGTAAATGGATACCGCAGCGAGATTGCATTTGCTCCTGACGAAGGGGTGGGAATCTGCATTCTCACCAATACCAACTCAAGCTATCCGTTAGAAGTCATCCCGGACTTCTTTAATCACTTCAAATCAAATTCTTCGGTCGTTATTTCAAAGTGA
- a CDS encoding nuclear transport factor 2 family protein, with product MSPKEEIEQTIQKFFHSMDVQDFDLMEEVIAQKENMVHIGTDTDEIWRGWSELSEATAEQFENLKFYKATIRELSIHLSDTGAVAWYSHLLDAKIKSATTVQTWKGARFTGVLENRDGNWQIVQTHVSIPESHYTNT from the coding sequence ATGTCTCCCAAAGAAGAGATCGAACAAACCATTCAGAAGTTCTTTCATTCGATGGATGTCCAGGATTTTGACCTGATGGAAGAGGTGATTGCTCAAAAAGAAAATATGGTACACATCGGGACGGATACGGACGAAATCTGGCGTGGATGGAGTGAACTCAGTGAAGCCACTGCCGAGCAGTTTGAGAACCTCAAATTTTATAAAGCTACTATTCGTGAACTTTCCATCCATCTTTCAGATACCGGTGCGGTAGCGTGGTATTCCCATCTGTTGGATGCAAAGATCAAATCCGCCACAACTGTTCAAACCTGGAAAGGGGCAAGATTTACAGGAGTGCTTGAAAACAGAGATGGGAACTGGCAGATTGTTCAGACACACGTTTCAATTCCTGAATCACATTATACCAATACTTAA
- a CDS encoding helix-turn-helix transcriptional regulator, with translation MKNKLKVLRAERDWTQADLANALEVSRQTVNAIETGKYDPSLPLAFKIARLFEKQIEEIFDDEEE, from the coding sequence ATGAAGAATAAACTGAAGGTACTACGGGCAGAAAGAGACTGGACGCAGGCAGATTTGGCAAATGCACTGGAAGTGTCGCGCCAGACGGTAAACGCAATTGAAACGGGAAAGTACGATCCCAGTTTACCACTGGCGTTTAAAATCGCACGGCTTTTTGAGAAGCAGATTGAGGAAATTTTTGATGATGAAGAGGAGTGA
- a CDS encoding D-2-hydroxyacid dehydrogenase yields the protein MNIVFLDAKTVGDVTNLEDLQKFGDTTFYQTTSPDQTEERIKDVDIVITNKVVLDRELIEGAGNLKLICVAATGMNNIDREAAKEAGIQVKNVSGYSTNSVAQTTFSMILHLVQKVSQYDEFVKSGEYAKHDIFTNMDLSYSEIHGKQFGIIGLGNIGSKVAAIAEAFGAKVVYYSTSGRNLDQPYPHMELNELLKSSDFVSIHAPLNENTEGLIGANELESMKETAYLINTGRGGIVNESDLAEALDKNEIAGAALDVFEEEPINADNPLLSINNKHKLVMTPHIAWASIEARTELIEGVKENIEEFLGG from the coding sequence ATGAACATTGTATTTCTCGATGCCAAAACAGTCGGTGATGTAACCAATCTTGAAGATTTACAAAAGTTTGGCGATACAACTTTTTATCAAACCACATCACCCGATCAAACCGAAGAGAGAATCAAGGATGTCGATATTGTTATCACCAATAAAGTAGTTTTAGATCGCGAGTTGATTGAAGGAGCCGGGAATCTGAAGCTGATCTGTGTGGCGGCTACGGGAATGAATAATATCGACCGGGAGGCTGCAAAAGAAGCCGGAATTCAGGTAAAAAACGTGAGCGGATATTCCACCAACAGCGTTGCCCAAACCACCTTTTCGATGATTCTTCACCTGGTTCAAAAAGTCTCGCAGTACGATGAGTTTGTAAAAAGTGGTGAGTATGCAAAGCACGATATTTTTACCAATATGGATCTCAGTTATTCTGAAATTCACGGGAAACAGTTTGGAATTATCGGGCTTGGAAATATCGGCAGTAAGGTAGCTGCGATTGCGGAAGCATTTGGGGCGAAGGTGGTGTATTACTCAACATCGGGGAGGAACCTGGATCAGCCGTATCCTCATATGGAGCTGAACGAATTGTTGAAGAGTTCCGATTTTGTATCTATTCACGCGCCCCTGAATGAGAACACGGAAGGATTGATAGGTGCGAACGAATTGGAATCAATGAAAGAAACAGCATATTTGATTAATACCGGTAGAGGTGGAATTGTCAACGAATCTGATTTGGCAGAAGCTCTTGATAAAAATGAGATAGCTGGCGCTGCACTGGATGTGTTTGAAGAGGAGCCGATCAATGCGGATAATCCGCTGCTTTCCATCAATAATAAACATAAGTTGGTGATGACCCCGCATATCGCCTGGGCAAGCATCGAAGCCCGAACGGAGCTCATTGAGGGAGTGAAGGAAAATATTGAAGAGTTTTTGGGTGGTTAA
- a CDS encoding GMC family oxidoreductase, with the protein MNLNLESRKQRTFDAIVVGTGISGGWAAKELSEKGLNTLVLERGRMVEHVKDYPTMMKHPWELPYANELTHEEKTEIYPVQSQTSYAVKQDTKHFFVKDSEHPYIQEKPFLWTRGYQVGGRSLIWGRWAYRRGNLELGVYEQDGVGIDWPIRYEDIEPWYDYVENFIGVSGNRDGLWQIPDGNFLPPWEMNCLEKHVRDQLKKNFDDRVLTIGRTTNITQPHGGRGKCMARNLCRRGCPYGAYFSSNSSTLPAAEASGNMTLRPNSIVHTILYDEQSKKASGVRIVDKETKETIDFYADIVFLCASTLGSTSILLNSVENTFPGGLANSSGELGHNLMDNHFQVGAYGTFDGFEDRYYKGRRPVDVLVPRFQNLDEKTKRNNYLRGFSTYGWAGRQGVGQGDPMDFGAEYKDQQTTPGPWEMTLLAFGECLPRHKNRVYLDHENTDQWGLPKLVIDMEFGENEAEMRKEMESSSAEMLEASGFRDIETYNEESPPGLSIHEMGTARMGRDPKTSVLNRWNQIHDIPNVFVTDGSCMVSNGWGNPSLTYMALTARACDYAVSELKKGNF; encoded by the coding sequence ATGAACCTGAATCTTGAATCCAGAAAACAGAGAACCTTCGATGCCATCGTCGTAGGAACCGGCATCAGCGGGGGCTGGGCGGCCAAAGAGCTTTCAGAAAAGGGATTGAACACACTTGTGCTTGAACGGGGCCGGATGGTGGAGCACGTCAAAGATTATCCCACCATGATGAAGCATCCCTGGGAACTGCCCTATGCCAATGAACTGACACATGAAGAGAAGACGGAGATCTACCCGGTTCAGAGTCAGACATCATATGCCGTTAAACAGGATACCAAACACTTTTTTGTGAAGGATTCGGAGCACCCCTACATCCAGGAAAAACCATTTTTGTGGACTCGTGGTTACCAGGTGGGTGGACGATCTTTGATCTGGGGACGATGGGCATATCGCCGTGGTAATTTGGAATTGGGTGTATACGAACAGGATGGCGTGGGCATCGACTGGCCGATTCGGTATGAGGATATTGAACCGTGGTACGATTACGTGGAAAATTTCATCGGCGTGAGTGGAAACCGGGATGGACTCTGGCAGATCCCGGATGGAAATTTTCTCCCGCCCTGGGAGATGAACTGTCTCGAAAAACATGTTCGGGATCAGTTGAAGAAAAATTTTGATGATCGTGTTTTAACCATCGGGCGGACTACGAATATTACCCAGCCGCACGGCGGACGCGGAAAATGTATGGCACGAAACCTGTGCAGGCGGGGATGCCCCTACGGAGCCTACTTCAGCAGCAATTCCTCTACCCTTCCGGCAGCCGAAGCCAGCGGAAATATGACGCTCAGGCCAAACTCCATCGTCCACACGATTTTGTATGATGAGCAAAGTAAAAAAGCATCCGGTGTGAGAATTGTGGATAAGGAGACGAAAGAGACCATCGACTTTTATGCAGATATCGTTTTTCTCTGCGCCTCTACTCTTGGATCCACAAGTATCCTCTTGAATTCCGTTGAAAACACCTTCCCCGGCGGATTGGCCAACAGCAGCGGTGAACTGGGCCACAACCTGATGGATAATCACTTCCAGGTGGGCGCGTACGGAACGTTCGATGGCTTTGAAGACCGATATTATAAAGGACGACGCCCGGTGGATGTGCTTGTCCCTCGTTTCCAAAACCTGGATGAAAAAACGAAGCGAAACAACTATCTCCGCGGATTTTCTACCTACGGCTGGGCCGGTCGGCAAGGAGTGGGCCAGGGTGATCCGATGGATTTTGGAGCTGAATATAAAGATCAGCAGACAACGCCGGGTCCTTGGGAAATGACATTATTAGCCTTTGGCGAATGCCTGCCAAGACATAAAAACCGTGTGTACCTGGATCATGAAAACACTGATCAGTGGGGACTCCCTAAATTGGTGATCGACATGGAGTTTGGTGAAAACGAGGCCGAAATGAGAAAGGAGATGGAATCATCCAGCGCGGAGATGTTGGAGGCGTCCGGTTTCAGAGATATTGAAACATACAACGAAGAAAGTCCGCCGGGCCTGAGTATCCACGAAATGGGAACAGCCCGGATGGGGCGAGATCCCAAAACCTCGGTGCTCAACAGATGGAATCAAATTCACGACATCCCAAATGTCTTTGTAACGGACGGTTCTTGTATGGTATCCAATGGCTGGGGAAATCCGTCGCTTACCTATATGGCATTGACAGCCCGTGCTTGTGATTATGCTGTGAGTGAATTAAAAAAGGGCAACTTTTAA
- a CDS encoding SMP-30/gluconolactonase/LRE family protein produces MKRLKTITLSLTAVLAMGILAISCSQESSEEAEPMADSVDLTWDSVQDSTDILVSVTGLSGPEAVRYDPAQDVYFVSNFNGDPAGDSNGFISKVTPDGTIEDLQFITGSDVRPLHGPRGMYIAGDTLWAADAEGVHGFDTESGELIAFVDFIAHEPGFLNDVVQGADGHLYVTDTGKSTVYRIDDGTPVVLVENLPAPPNGITIDPDNNLVLAPWDGATMFPVLAENEAGYEEYTNAQSGGNFDGIEFVNGRMVVASQNDNSIHVISDGTDHVAIQTPGDPADIGIDTQRNQIAVPYIALNRVDIWQLPME; encoded by the coding sequence ATGAAACGTCTGAAAACAATTACTTTATCACTTACAGCTGTTTTAGCAATGGGTATCTTAGCTATCTCCTGCTCACAAGAATCTTCTGAAGAGGCCGAACCAATGGCGGACTCAGTTGATCTGACCTGGGATTCTGTACAGGATTCTACAGATATCCTGGTTAGCGTTACCGGCCTGTCGGGACCTGAAGCCGTTCGGTACGATCCGGCCCAGGATGTTTACTTTGTATCCAATTTTAACGGTGATCCCGCCGGGGATTCCAACGGGTTTATCTCCAAAGTTACGCCTGACGGAACCATTGAGGATCTGCAATTTATCACAGGATCCGATGTTCGTCCGCTTCACGGTCCCCGCGGAATGTACATTGCCGGTGATACACTCTGGGCGGCCGATGCTGAAGGCGTTCACGGTTTTGATACGGAATCCGGTGAATTGATTGCCTTTGTCGATTTTATCGCTCACGAACCGGGTTTTTTAAATGACGTTGTACAGGGAGCCGACGGACACTTATATGTAACCGACACCGGAAAATCCACCGTTTACAGAATTGACGATGGAACACCTGTAGTTCTTGTCGAGAATCTTCCGGCACCACCCAATGGAATCACCATCGATCCGGATAACAACCTCGTTCTCGCACCGTGGGATGGTGCAACGATGTTTCCCGTATTGGCAGAAAATGAAGCCGGTTACGAAGAGTACACCAATGCTCAAAGCGGCGGAAATTTTGACGGGATTGAATTCGTAAACGGACGAATGGTTGTAGCCAGTCAGAATGATAACAGCATTCATGTGATTTCTGATGGCACCGATCATGTTGCTATCCAAACCCCCGGCGATCCCGCTGATATCGGCATCGATACACAGAGAAACCAGATTGCCGTACCGTACATTGCGTTGAATCGTGTTGATATCTGGCAACTGCCAATGGAGTAA
- a CDS encoding VOC family protein produces MSKHETINYLELPAIDISATKKFFEEVFNWTFQDYGDEYTAFTEDRFEGGFYQSDKKSSTENGAALIIFYSDDLESTRKKIKKAGGRITKPTFSFPGGRRFHFTEPSGNELSIWSDK; encoded by the coding sequence ATGAGTAAACACGAAACCATCAACTACCTTGAGCTTCCGGCTATTGATATATCGGCTACAAAAAAATTCTTTGAAGAGGTTTTTAATTGGACTTTCCAGGACTATGGCGATGAGTATACCGCTTTTACCGAAGACAGATTCGAGGGCGGATTCTATCAATCAGACAAAAAATCCTCAACTGAAAATGGAGCTGCGCTGATTATTTTTTACAGTGATGATCTTGAATCAACCCGGAAGAAAATTAAAAAAGCGGGCGGCAGAATCACTAAGCCAACCTTCTCTTTTCCGGGGGGACGACGATTTCATTTTACCGAACCGAGTGGAAATGAACTTTCGATATGGTCGGATAAGTAA
- a CDS encoding aminotransferase class V-fold PLP-dependent enzyme, with translation MLSRRKMLKALAGIPILGTLAATAQFSNTATENSKKAPNLFDELGIEPIINARGTMTYLSGSLMLPEVVQAIQSTSHDFANMYEVQNRVGERIAELLNAEAAMVTSGAAGALTLGTAACITGDDPEKIEQLPNLPGPQKEVIIQKEHRYVFDHAVRCAGVKLVEVEGPDEMEAAINENTVMALFFNGAASWFGLEEYSIPHEQFVSIGKKHGIPTFNDAAADVTPVENLFKYQEMGFDLVTFSGGKMLRGPQSAGILLGRKDLVEAAKLNFNPHESPIGRSMKVNKEEIFAMLVALESYLEKDHEKEWQEWIDRTEEIAAAVENVPTVKGETHIHDGPANHFPGLKVRWDQSRVKISPTDLAEKLRTSTPRIEVGGNDEELNIAVVTLKPEQVSVVGERVREVLEEAV, from the coding sequence ATGCTCAGCAGACGAAAAATGTTAAAAGCGCTTGCCGGAATTCCAATTCTTGGCACACTGGCAGCGACAGCTCAATTCAGTAACACAGCCACAGAAAATTCCAAGAAAGCACCAAATCTATTTGATGAGCTTGGAATCGAGCCAATCATCAATGCACGGGGGACGATGACTTACCTCTCCGGTTCGCTGATGCTGCCGGAAGTGGTTCAGGCGATTCAATCTACCTCCCACGATTTTGCCAATATGTATGAGGTGCAGAACAGAGTGGGCGAACGAATTGCGGAGTTGCTAAACGCTGAGGCAGCGATGGTGACTTCCGGAGCGGCCGGAGCATTGACGCTGGGAACGGCGGCATGTATCACCGGAGATGATCCTGAGAAAATCGAGCAGCTTCCGAATCTGCCGGGTCCGCAAAAAGAGGTGATCATCCAAAAAGAACACCGGTATGTGTTTGATCACGCGGTTCGATGTGCCGGAGTGAAACTGGTTGAAGTGGAAGGGCCGGACGAGATGGAAGCGGCGATCAACGAAAATACAGTCATGGCCCTGTTTTTTAATGGGGCAGCGTCCTGGTTTGGATTGGAAGAGTACAGCATTCCGCATGAGCAATTTGTATCGATTGGAAAGAAACATGGTATTCCTACCTTCAATGATGCAGCGGCAGACGTAACTCCTGTTGAAAACCTCTTCAAATACCAGGAGATGGGCTTTGACCTGGTCACCTTCTCAGGCGGAAAAATGCTTCGGGGTCCCCAAAGCGCCGGTATTTTATTGGGACGAAAAGACCTGGTTGAAGCCGCCAAACTGAATTTCAATCCGCATGAGTCCCCAATCGGACGCTCGATGAAAGTAAACAAGGAAGAGATCTTTGCGATGCTCGTGGCATTGGAATCGTATCTTGAAAAAGATCACGAAAAAGAGTGGCAGGAGTGGATTGACCGAACCGAAGAGATTGCCGCGGCTGTAGAAAATGTACCAACAGTGAAAGGCGAAACTCATATTCACGACGGACCGGCCAACCACTTCCCGGGGTTGAAAGTACGATGGGATCAAAGCCGTGTAAAAATCTCACCAACAGATTTAGCTGAAAAACTGAGAACCAGCACGCCCCGAATTGAAGTGGGCGGAAATGACGAAGAACTCAACATTGCCGTGGTAACACTGAAACCGGAACAGGTTTCGGTTGTAGGTGAGCGGGTGAGAGAGGTTCTTGAGGAGGCTGTTTGA
- a CDS encoding gluconate 2-dehydrogenase subunit 3 family protein: protein MEKIDRREAIKRTAAIMGCTLSGTLISAVLSGCSNTQTSSGWSPSALTNEQLQVAADLAEVILPATDTPGAKDAKVERFIDRMVSEFYPTAERNLIIDSLDELNRSDFLELNFENQTEFVSQFISNEENRDFFLLFKQTTLMGFFTSEIGATQVLQYDPIPGGYLGCESLEELGGKTWAT, encoded by the coding sequence ATGGAAAAAATAGATAGACGAGAAGCCATTAAACGTACGGCAGCAATCATGGGCTGTACGCTGAGCGGCACACTAATCTCAGCCGTTCTCTCCGGTTGTTCAAATACGCAAACGTCTTCCGGATGGTCACCTTCTGCCCTTACAAATGAACAGTTGCAGGTTGCAGCCGATCTCGCCGAAGTGATTCTGCCCGCCACCGACACTCCCGGAGCAAAAGATGCAAAAGTAGAGCGGTTTATCGATCGGATGGTCAGCGAATTTTATCCCACTGCTGAACGAAATTTGATCATTGATTCACTTGATGAACTGAACCGATCTGATTTTTTAGAGTTGAATTTTGAGAACCAGACTGAATTCGTCTCTCAGTTTATCAGCAACGAAGAAAACCGGGATTTCTTCCTATTGTTCAAGCAAACTACTTTGATGGGATTTTTTACTTCCGAGATCGGTGCTACCCAGGTATTGCAATACGATCCTATTCCGGGAGGATATTTGGGTTGTGAATCTCTGGAAGAACTCGGCGGCAAAACCTGGGCTACATGA
- a CDS encoding type II toxin-antitoxin system Phd/YefM family antitoxin: MKSKTKKWQLQEAKNRFSEVVRKASEEGPQTVTKHGKDSVVVLSAEDYRKLEQPKTSLVEFFQNSPLSKIEIDLKRDKSPSRQVEL; this comes from the coding sequence ATGAAATCTAAAACAAAAAAATGGCAGTTACAGGAAGCTAAAAACAGATTTAGCGAAGTTGTCCGAAAAGCATCCGAAGAAGGGCCTCAAACGGTTACAAAGCATGGAAAAGACAGTGTAGTGGTTCTTTCGGCTGAAGATTATCGAAAATTGGAACAACCGAAAACATCTTTGGTAGAGTTTTTTCAAAATTCTCCACTTTCAAAGATCGAGATTGATTTGAAGCGAGATAAATCCCCTTCCCGTCAGGTTGAACTATGA